A window of the Paenibacillus woosongensis genome harbors these coding sequences:
- a CDS encoding winged helix-turn-helix transcriptional regulator, producing MTTAKKTSSYIPKTPEHIECNIEKTLDVLGGKWAFLVIRELFNGTLRFGELQRKIPSVSPRALTSTLRHLEEKGVLERNVFPTVPVTVEYSLTPKGQDLHVICHEMKLWAARWT from the coding sequence ATGACAACGGCCAAAAAAACCAGCAGCTACATTCCAAAAACGCCTGAACATATCGAATGCAACATCGAAAAAACCTTGGATGTTCTAGGCGGTAAATGGGCATTTCTTGTCATTCGGGAGCTGTTCAACGGCACGCTCCGGTTCGGGGAGCTGCAGCGAAAAATTCCCAGCGTAAGTCCTCGTGCCTTGACCAGTACGCTCCGTCATCTGGAAGAGAAAGGGGTTCTGGAGCGGAATGTATTCCCGACGGTGCCCGTGACGGTCGAATATTCGCTGACTCCGAAGGGGCAGGATCTGCACGTCATATGCCACGAGATGAAGCTGTGGGCGGCCCGCTGGACCTAG
- a CDS encoding aldo/keto reductase family protein, protein MKYRRLGGSGLKVSEISLGSWLTYGGYVERENAVNSIKTAYDLGINFFDTANVYEKGAAEELVGKALKAYPRESYVLATKAFWPMGEGPNDRGLSRKHIVEQANASLKRLGHDYVDIFYCHRHDPETPLHETLRAIDDLIRQGKVLYAGVSEWQASQIAEALGVADRYLLDRIVVNQPVYNMFDRYIEKEVMPLCERSGIGQVVFSPLAQGLLTGKYTSATDIPQDSRAAKLEWMRKGITEEKIAKVRQLETVAAELGITVGNLALAWILSHENVASALVGASRPEQVTENAKASGIELSEDVLSRIEEILK, encoded by the coding sequence ATGAAATATAGAAGATTAGGCGGAAGCGGACTTAAAGTCAGCGAAATCAGCTTGGGCAGCTGGCTTACATATGGTGGTTACGTGGAACGCGAAAACGCGGTAAATTCCATTAAAACGGCCTACGACCTGGGGATCAACTTTTTCGATACAGCCAATGTTTATGAGAAGGGAGCCGCGGAGGAGCTGGTGGGGAAAGCTCTGAAGGCTTACCCGCGCGAATCCTACGTGCTGGCAACGAAAGCATTCTGGCCGATGGGCGAAGGGCCGAACGACCGTGGACTGTCGCGCAAGCATATCGTTGAACAGGCCAATGCCAGCCTTAAGCGCCTTGGACACGATTATGTGGATATTTTCTACTGCCATCGCCATGATCCGGAAACGCCGCTGCATGAAACACTGCGCGCTATCGATGATCTGATTCGCCAAGGCAAAGTGTTATATGCTGGCGTCAGCGAGTGGCAAGCTTCCCAAATCGCGGAAGCGCTTGGCGTGGCCGACCGTTATTTGCTGGATCGTATCGTCGTCAACCAGCCAGTGTACAATATGTTCGACCGTTATATCGAAAAGGAAGTCATGCCGCTCTGCGAACGTTCCGGCATCGGGCAAGTCGTCTTCTCTCCACTTGCACAAGGCTTGCTGACCGGCAAATACACGTCCGCTACCGACATCCCGCAGGACAGCCGCGCGGCGAAGCTCGAGTGGATGCGCAAAGGCATCACGGAGGAGAAGATTGCCAAGGTTCGGCAGCTTGAAACAGTTGCGGCAGAGCTGGGAATTACCGTGGGTAACCTTGCGCTGGCTTGGATTCTGAGCCATGAGAACGTAGCGAGCGCGCTCGTGGGCGCCAGCCGTCCAGAGCAGGTCACGGAGAACGCCAAAGCGTCGGGCATCGAGCTCAGCGAAGACGTTTTGAGCCGTATTGAAGAAATTTTGAAATAG
- a CDS encoding DUF2997 domain-containing protein, translated as MAKKQIRVQIFPDGQIKADVIGIKGKSCTDYIEILEQLLDAETIDSEYTDEYYETEQVEIQQQDVNQIKTREGGV; from the coding sequence ATGGCAAAGAAACAGATTCGGGTCCAAATTTTTCCCGATGGACAAATTAAAGCAGACGTTATCGGAATCAAGGGGAAATCCTGCACGGATTATATAGAAATTCTCGAACAGCTGCTCGACGCGGAAACGATAGATTCTGAATATACGGATGAATATTATGAAACGGAGCAAGTGGAAATTCAGCAGCAGGATGTAAATCAGATCAAGACCAGAGAAGGAGGAGTATAA
- a CDS encoding helix-hairpin-helix domain-containing protein, whose translation MRSIDFNKIERICAGYWGSGYFVAEAIPLNKLSKFCRAIPIPVQGHAIAFIDATVFGSGKNGLLITEAGVYWRNDWATDTRKNYLSWEELIQVSVMRSGDYDIELGPGNYFNMSAGQFDKDALVQLLQDIQSYIITLFEDQEQAELNEKVTQDEVIAPPLPAPTEKWMVAIAGQSYGPYDIYLIKSLLGSGQIRPEEAHVWKPGMPDWIPFMRQPEMAELVLPALSPAALEPQFMPPLQSIEGSIELALDRVQAKDTSEPASVDINTASMEELIEVLGVGVAGAGQIVQQREAIGGFRSPEEVGELLGLKPHQVERLRKQVVFTPIDVSVSPTPTPLKPNARVVDY comes from the coding sequence ATGAGATCCATAGATTTTAATAAAATTGAGCGCATTTGCGCGGGTTACTGGGGGTCTGGCTATTTCGTCGCAGAGGCGATTCCGCTCAACAAATTGTCTAAGTTTTGTAGAGCGATACCGATCCCGGTTCAGGGCCATGCCATTGCTTTTATAGACGCTACCGTATTTGGCAGCGGTAAAAATGGGCTGCTGATTACCGAGGCCGGAGTATATTGGCGCAATGACTGGGCGACGGATACCAGGAAGAATTATCTGAGCTGGGAGGAGCTCATACAGGTCTCGGTCATGCGGAGCGGAGATTATGACATCGAGCTTGGTCCAGGCAATTATTTCAATATGTCCGCTGGTCAATTTGATAAGGACGCCTTGGTTCAGCTGCTTCAGGATATTCAGAGCTATATCATTACGTTATTTGAGGATCAAGAGCAAGCTGAATTGAATGAAAAAGTCACGCAGGATGAGGTGATCGCTCCACCGCTGCCTGCGCCAACAGAGAAGTGGATGGTGGCCATTGCCGGGCAGTCCTATGGTCCGTACGATATATATCTGATTAAAAGCTTATTGGGCAGCGGGCAAATTCGGCCGGAAGAGGCCCATGTTTGGAAGCCGGGAATGCCGGACTGGATTCCGTTCATGAGGCAGCCCGAAATGGCCGAGCTTGTCCTTCCAGCTCTATCGCCAGCTGCGCTGGAGCCCCAGTTTATGCCGCCCCTACAATCTATAGAGGGCTCGATTGAACTAGCCTTGGACCGGGTGCAAGCGAAGGACACGAGCGAGCCAGCATCTGTGGATATCAATACCGCGTCCATGGAGGAGTTGATTGAAGTTCTAGGCGTCGGAGTGGCCGGAGCCGGGCAAATCGTGCAGCAGCGTGAAGCCATTGGCGGCTTCCGGTCTCCCGAAGAGGTGGGGGAATTGTTAGGGTTGAAGCCTCACCAAGTAGAGAGATTGCGTAAGCAGGTTGTCTTTACACCAATAGATGTATCTGTATCCCCAACGCCAACACCGCTGAAGCCAAACGCACGGGTGGTGGATTACTGA
- a CDS encoding 4Fe-4S single cluster domain-containing protein, with translation MLLRVHQFIPATRVEGPGIRACIQVQGCPIHCPGCAVPFTWAADGGIAMEVEKLAEQILQGPEVEGVTFLGGEPFAQARALAQLGGILKNSGLSVMTFTGYLIENLRSSGNQDYLDLLAVTDLLIDGPFQKDKLDTSRPWVGSSNQRYHFLTDRYLHLQDQLAEIPNRLEVRLAPDGRVKVNGLAEVKDLEDLFGRLLS, from the coding sequence ATGCTGCTGCGCGTACATCAATTTATACCTGCGACAAGAGTGGAGGGGCCCGGCATACGGGCCTGCATTCAGGTACAGGGGTGCCCCATTCACTGCCCTGGCTGTGCGGTTCCGTTTACTTGGGCGGCAGACGGGGGGATCGCGATGGAGGTAGAGAAACTGGCGGAACAGATTCTTCAGGGTCCTGAAGTTGAAGGGGTGACCTTTCTGGGCGGGGAGCCTTTTGCCCAAGCCCGGGCATTGGCTCAGCTAGGCGGCATCCTAAAGAATTCGGGGCTGTCAGTAATGACCTTCACGGGTTACCTGATTGAAAACTTGCGGAGCTCGGGAAACCAGGATTACCTTGACTTATTGGCGGTGACCGATCTGCTGATTGACGGGCCATTTCAGAAGGACAAGCTGGATACGAGCCGTCCCTGGGTAGGGTCCTCCAATCAGCGCTATCATTTCCTGACGGACCGGTACCTTCATCTCCAGGATCAGCTGGCAGAGATTCCAAACAGGCTCGAGGTGCGTCTTGCGCCTGACGGCAGGGTGAAGGTTAACGGGCTAGCTGAAGTTAAGGATTTGGAGGATCTGTTTGGACGGCTGCTATCATAG
- a CDS encoding TetR/AcrR family transcriptional regulator, with protein MVQQKRDKVVDAAYKVMSEKGYEKASIKDIASEAGITPGLIHYYFRNKEEILTDLLIASSRQYTQDMQRLQSSVPAEHLAKAALNEPKDRVERQPDWYKLRYELFALGLRNPQISDSVNALLGNARTGIEAILHKIVGHAGEEAASVAAIMLACFDGLALQKLLNPEFDIDGAYLELEKMLRARYNITD; from the coding sequence ATGGTACAACAGAAGCGGGATAAAGTCGTTGATGCGGCATATAAAGTGATGTCAGAAAAGGGATACGAGAAGGCATCCATTAAAGATATAGCCAGTGAGGCGGGGATTACGCCCGGATTGATTCATTATTATTTCCGCAATAAAGAAGAAATCCTGACCGATCTGCTAATAGCTTCCTCCAGGCAGTACACGCAGGATATGCAGAGGCTTCAATCGAGCGTACCTGCGGAGCATCTCGCGAAGGCGGCTCTTAACGAACCTAAGGATCGTGTCGAAAGGCAGCCCGATTGGTATAAACTCCGATACGAATTATTTGCCCTGGGGCTTCGCAATCCGCAAATTTCGGATAGTGTAAATGCCTTGCTGGGAAATGCACGAACCGGGATTGAGGCAATTCTGCACAAGATTGTTGGCCATGCCGGAGAAGAAGCAGCTTCGGTGGCGGCCATTATGCTGGCCTGCTTTGACGGGTTGGCTTTGCAGAAGCTGTTAAATCCAGAGTTTGATATAGACGGTGCATACTTAGAGTTAGAGAAAATGCTGCGAGCTAGATATAATATTACAGATTAA
- a CDS encoding DUF1259 domain-containing protein yields the protein MAGQVKVSPQFKRLCNQFGRILGGESEIEEGPVCFVTRMTNLSETILGRRTRSPLVQMQMFSFESLDKSGRALCLGETAVHQNQVNRLLSNLRKRGITVTALHNHWLKENPRLMYMHWEAISNPVVFARNTKESIAFLG from the coding sequence ATGGCGGGGCAAGTAAAGGTAAGTCCGCAATTCAAAAGGCTGTGTAATCAATTTGGAAGAATTCTGGGGGGCGAATCTGAAATTGAGGAGGGGCCGGTTTGTTTTGTCACGCGGATGACGAATTTAAGCGAGACCATCCTGGGCAGAAGAACGCGGTCCCCGTTGGTTCAGATGCAAATGTTCTCGTTTGAATCGCTGGATAAGTCGGGGCGCGCGCTTTGTCTGGGGGAGACAGCCGTACATCAAAACCAGGTTAACCGTTTGCTCTCGAATCTCCGTAAACGGGGAATAACAGTGACTGCCCTTCATAATCACTGGCTCAAGGAAAACCCGCGCTTAATGTATATGCATTGGGAGGCCATTTCGAATCCTGTAGTGTTTGCCAGAAATACAAAAGAATCGATTGCATTTTTGGGTTGA
- a CDS encoding DUF1259 domain-containing protein: MAEQVKASPRFRRLCDRFSSILGGTEHEITKGPVCFVSRNRRINASILGRKTTSPLVRYQLFSFESLDKSGRALCLGETALFQNQVNQLLSNLRKNGIKVTAVHNHWLFDQPRLMYIHWESIDNPIAFARKVKRSIAFLG, from the coding sequence TTGGCGGAGCAAGTGAAAGCAAGTCCTCGCTTTAGAAGATTATGTGATCGGTTCTCAAGCATCTTAGGTGGAACGGAGCACGAAATAACCAAAGGGCCGGTGTGTTTTGTATCTCGAAATAGGAGAATAAACGCTTCTATTCTGGGCAGAAAGACAACATCTCCATTGGTGCGTTATCAGCTGTTCTCGTTTGAATCGCTGGATAAGTCGGGGCGCGCCCTTTGTTTAGGGGAAACGGCACTCTTCCAGAACCAAGTCAATCAATTGCTAAGCAATCTTCGCAAGAACGGGATTAAAGTAACGGCAGTCCACAATCACTGGCTGTTTGATCAACCGCGTCTCATGTATATCCATTGGGAATCGATCGACAATCCTATTGCATTCGCAAGGAAAGTAAAACGCTCTATTGCTTTCTTAGGCTAA
- a CDS encoding TetR/AcrR family transcriptional regulator, whose protein sequence is MRIVKNAEERKNEILDAADELFGLKGFDGTSTNDILEKVGIARGTLYHHFKSKEDIMDALIERYSARLLDAAQHAAADRSIPVVERMIRVVMALNLSGGSSKEIMEHIHKPQNALMHQKIQKVIIHGVPPILTDIIREGIEQGMFHTPYPYECMEMIVIYANTIFDDDMVALTDEELLSRMHALICNVERLLGAESGSLRDTMKMFGMNPEAQG, encoded by the coding sequence ATGAGAATTGTAAAAAATGCAGAGGAGCGCAAAAACGAAATACTGGATGCGGCGGATGAGCTCTTTGGTCTAAAGGGCTTTGATGGTACAAGCACCAACGATATTCTCGAGAAGGTCGGAATTGCGCGGGGAACATTGTATCATCACTTCAAGTCGAAAGAAGATATTATGGACGCGCTCATTGAGCGGTATAGCGCCCGGCTTCTAGACGCAGCTCAGCATGCTGCCGCAGACAGGAGCATCCCCGTTGTCGAGCGTATGATCCGTGTTGTCATGGCACTGAACCTAAGCGGCGGAAGCAGCAAGGAGATTATGGAGCATATCCACAAGCCGCAGAACGCGCTGATGCATCAGAAAATACAAAAGGTCATTATCCATGGCGTTCCGCCGATATTAACGGACATCATCCGCGAGGGGATTGAGCAGGGAATGTTCCACACGCCGTATCCCTATGAGTGCATGGAAATGATTGTGATTTATGCGAATACCATCTTTGATGATGACATGGTTGCATTGACGGATGAGGAGCTCCTGTCGCGAATGCACGCCTTGATCTGCAATGTGGAGAGGCTGCTTGGCGCAGAGAGCGGAAGCCTGAGGGACACGATGAAGATGTTTGGGATGAATCCTGAGGCACAGGGGTGA
- a CDS encoding ABC transporter ATP-binding protein — protein MKKIIIGDHLVKTFGEGDERRNVLGGVTVEIEEGEFVAVMGPSGSGKSTLMFALSGTDRVNDGKVLFDGKDLSKLGENELADMRRTQMGFVFQQPTMLKHLNILDNIILPSMRGSRKNAAEITAKARALMQRVGIAELEKRDMTQVSGGQLQRAGICRALMNSPKIIFGDEPTGALNSKSAQEIMDLFSEINAEGTAILLVTHDATVAARTERIMFMRDGTIVSELKLPKYNGTDTDGRVGQVTAKMREIGI, from the coding sequence ATGAAGAAAATCATTATTGGAGATCATCTCGTAAAAACCTTCGGCGAGGGCGATGAAAGGCGCAACGTATTGGGCGGCGTGACCGTGGAAATAGAGGAAGGCGAGTTCGTGGCCGTTATGGGGCCTTCGGGCTCGGGAAAATCAACGCTGATGTTTGCACTGAGCGGTACGGATCGCGTAAATGACGGCAAGGTCTTGTTTGACGGCAAGGATCTATCCAAGCTTGGGGAGAATGAGCTTGCGGATATGCGCAGAACCCAGATGGGCTTTGTATTTCAACAGCCGACGATGCTGAAGCACCTGAACATCCTTGACAACATCATTCTTCCGTCCATGCGGGGGAGCAGAAAGAACGCCGCAGAAATTACGGCAAAGGCAAGAGCGCTGATGCAAAGAGTAGGCATTGCCGAGCTTGAGAAACGTGACATGACCCAGGTATCCGGAGGCCAGCTGCAGCGGGCGGGAATATGCCGCGCGCTGATGAATAGCCCGAAAATTATATTCGGTGACGAGCCTACGGGCGCGCTCAATTCTAAATCGGCACAGGAGATTATGGACCTATTTTCCGAAATCAATGCAGAGGGGACCGCGATTCTGCTTGTCACTCACGACGCCACGGTTGCGGCACGGACGGAACGTATTATGTTCATGCGCGATGGAACCATCGTCAGCGAATTGAAGCTTCCGAAGTATAACGGAACGGACACCGATGGAAGGGTCGGGCAAGTAACAGCGAAGATGAGAGAAATAGGAATATAG
- a CDS encoding sugar phosphate isomerase/epimerase family protein, which produces MKFATRLNSFPNSSIVETIDQVAAVSGVTHVDLNYPEHFQTNSVEEIKDALKRNDIKLNAINPRFRKEFINGELGNSDADVARKAIELCKQSIDVCRELGGEHVIIWLGYEGFDYSFQINYAQVWNQVARAIEEICRYGSDLKISIEYKPFQPRAYSFISSYADTLLMVGDVGASNLGVTLDFCHMLMKAENPSYGLSLVAERGKLHGIHINDGNKLNDDGLMVGSVNFIQTLEFIFYMKKYNYQGVVYFDTFPVREQPLDELKANIAMFSKLEQLIDQIGVERIQSIIDRNDAVAAQEIMLACLK; this is translated from the coding sequence ATGAAATTCGCAACTAGGTTGAATTCTTTTCCTAATAGCTCTATCGTCGAGACGATTGACCAAGTCGCTGCGGTATCTGGCGTGACTCATGTCGATCTGAATTACCCGGAGCATTTTCAAACCAACTCTGTAGAAGAGATCAAGGATGCGTTGAAGCGCAACGACATTAAGCTGAATGCCATTAATCCGAGATTCCGGAAGGAGTTTATTAACGGAGAGCTGGGGAATTCTGACGCGGATGTGGCGCGCAAAGCCATTGAACTGTGCAAGCAATCCATTGATGTTTGCAGGGAGCTGGGCGGGGAGCATGTCATCATCTGGCTCGGTTATGAGGGCTTTGATTACTCCTTTCAAATCAATTATGCACAGGTGTGGAACCAGGTCGCCCGCGCGATCGAAGAGATTTGCCGCTACGGCTCCGATTTAAAAATCAGCATCGAGTATAAGCCGTTCCAGCCGCGAGCATATTCATTCATCTCCAGCTACGCCGATACTCTGCTCATGGTTGGAGATGTAGGGGCTTCCAATCTGGGGGTTACCCTTGATTTCTGCCACATGCTTATGAAGGCAGAGAATCCATCTTATGGGTTAAGCCTGGTAGCCGAGCGCGGGAAGCTCCATGGCATTCATATAAATGACGGTAATAAGCTCAATGATGACGGGTTGATGGTTGGTTCAGTCAACTTTATTCAAACGCTGGAATTCATCTTTTATATGAAGAAGTATAATTATCAGGGAGTTGTTTACTTCGATACGTTCCCGGTTCGTGAACAGCCATTAGACGAGCTTAAGGCAAACATTGCGATGTTCAGCAAATTGGAGCAGTTAATTGATCAAATCGGTGTCGAGCGGATCCAATCGATCATTGACCGGAATGATGCTGTTGCCGCGCAAGAAATCATGTTGGCTTGCCTGAAATAA
- a CDS encoding sugar ABC transporter substrate-binding protein, with translation MRTGILKTFVMLMCVVVFATACGGTSESGNAGNNKPESADPANAVEFNPDEADGVEFKQLREQYGAVPKPAKPIILGAVSKAFENEYWRTLKEGMELGVEEMAKGGIDLSIDVKAAQGEGDEQGQLSVVKDMINKRYSALLLSPISDGNLTPGVEDAKKLDIPVINVNDGLIATAPYFVGPKAIENGELAAEWIAEKLNHEGDIAIVIGMPKAFAARQRTAGFENWIAKNAPDVKIVEKQNADWDRSKARDLAETWIKKHPDLKAIFANNDTMALGVVEAVKASGKDILVVGVDGIGEAYESIKKGELSATIDSFPKYKGQIAVEAALRVLGGQEMPRVIWTPQALIDSSNVNTPAEEIIGWEKAVFE, from the coding sequence ATGAGAACAGGTATCTTGAAAACATTTGTTATGCTCATGTGTGTCGTAGTTTTTGCAACCGCTTGCGGCGGAACTAGCGAATCAGGCAATGCAGGCAATAATAAGCCCGAATCTGCCGACCCCGCAAATGCGGTTGAATTCAATCCTGATGAGGCTGACGGTGTAGAATTCAAGCAGCTGAGAGAACAATATGGAGCTGTCCCGAAACCGGCTAAGCCGATTATATTGGGCGCGGTTTCTAAAGCTTTTGAAAATGAGTATTGGAGAACGCTCAAGGAAGGAATGGAGCTAGGCGTAGAGGAAATGGCAAAGGGTGGCATCGACCTTAGCATCGACGTGAAGGCGGCTCAAGGGGAAGGGGACGAACAAGGTCAGCTGTCCGTTGTTAAAGATATGATTAATAAGAGGTATTCCGCATTGCTGCTCTCTCCGATTTCTGACGGCAACCTGACGCCAGGTGTGGAAGACGCCAAAAAACTAGATATTCCGGTGATTAACGTTAATGATGGATTGATTGCAACCGCTCCATATTTTGTAGGTCCAAAAGCGATTGAAAATGGGGAGTTGGCTGCGGAATGGATCGCAGAGAAATTGAATCACGAAGGTGATATTGCTATCGTTATCGGAATGCCGAAAGCGTTTGCAGCCCGTCAGCGAACAGCCGGCTTCGAGAATTGGATCGCAAAGAACGCACCTGACGTTAAAATTGTCGAGAAACAAAACGCGGACTGGGATCGTTCCAAAGCGAGAGATCTTGCCGAAACCTGGATCAAAAAGCATCCTGATTTGAAAGCGATTTTTGCCAACAATGATACGATGGCGCTCGGTGTTGTGGAAGCGGTTAAGGCGTCCGGCAAAGATATTCTTGTAGTTGGCGTTGATGGTATTGGCGAAGCTTACGAGTCGATTAAAAAAGGCGAATTGTCGGCAACCATCGACTCTTTCCCTAAATACAAAGGGCAAATCGCCGTAGAAGCGGCGCTTCGTGTACTTGGAGGGCAGGAGATGCCGAGAGTCATTTGGACTCCTCAGGCTCTCATTGATAGTTCTAACGTCAATACGCCGGCAGAAGAAATTATTGGTTGGGAGAAAGCAGTGTTTGAGTAA
- a CDS encoding sugar ABC transporter ATP-binding protein, giving the protein MSNPMIDFKAISKTFPGVKALDNISFNVLEGEIHALIGENGAGKSTLLNILHGIYNEYEGEVWIDGAKASFRNANDAIKSGISKVHQEVSLITDLTVGQNVALGHEPKKGVFIDFKTMNLRVDAILQRLRCKFRSSDLVSTLSTGEMQMLSIAKALFHEARIISFDEPTAALTENETRALFEIIRELKANGITVIYISHRLDELFEISDRITVLRDGKFVGTYPTKEMTRQKLIQSMVGREVAAFAERKKPELATDEIVLEVKNLSRSGVFENISFQLHKGEILGFSGLVGSKRTDVVRTVFGADRKTTGEIFIKGTKREIRTPKQGVKQGIGLIPENRKTQGFIRNLTNADNMGLAALDKFSPMGFIHQNLKIDNCKQLTNDLQLNPKDPNYMTYNLSGGNQQKVVLGKWLSTNVDILIFDEPTKGVDVGAKAEIYRLMEELLEAGKSIIMVSSELPEVIGMSDRVIVMHEGKMMKELQRHELDEETILHYAMGGSKK; this is encoded by the coding sequence ATGTCAAATCCAATGATTGATTTCAAGGCCATATCAAAGACATTTCCCGGAGTAAAAGCACTCGATAACATTAGCTTCAATGTGCTCGAGGGTGAAATCCATGCGTTAATTGGCGAGAATGGAGCCGGCAAGTCCACTTTGCTCAACATTCTGCATGGCATCTATAACGAATACGAAGGTGAAGTTTGGATTGATGGAGCAAAGGCTTCCTTCAGGAATGCCAATGATGCCATTAAATCAGGCATTTCCAAGGTTCACCAAGAGGTAAGCCTGATTACAGATTTAACGGTTGGACAGAATGTTGCCCTCGGGCATGAGCCGAAGAAGGGTGTTTTTATTGATTTTAAAACGATGAACCTCCGGGTGGACGCGATACTCCAGCGTCTGCGATGCAAGTTTAGAAGCTCGGATTTGGTGAGTACCTTGAGCACAGGCGAAATGCAAATGCTGTCAATCGCGAAGGCTCTTTTTCATGAAGCCCGTATCATCTCCTTTGATGAACCTACAGCTGCGCTGACCGAAAATGAGACGCGGGCGTTATTTGAGATTATAAGGGAACTAAAGGCCAATGGTATCACCGTGATTTATATTTCGCATCGCCTTGATGAGTTATTTGAAATTTCCGATCGCATTACAGTGCTGCGGGACGGTAAATTCGTAGGCACTTATCCAACAAAAGAAATGACGCGCCAGAAGCTGATTCAAAGTATGGTTGGCCGGGAAGTGGCCGCGTTCGCTGAGCGCAAAAAGCCGGAACTCGCTACAGATGAAATTGTACTGGAAGTAAAGAATCTGTCCAGAAGCGGCGTCTTCGAGAATATAAGCTTTCAATTGCATAAGGGCGAGATTTTAGGGTTTTCGGGTCTGGTCGGTTCTAAACGTACGGATGTGGTACGAACGGTATTCGGGGCTGACCGGAAGACAACCGGCGAAATATTTATAAAAGGCACGAAGCGGGAGATCAGGACACCAAAGCAAGGAGTGAAGCAGGGTATCGGGCTCATCCCGGAGAACCGCAAAACCCAGGGATTCATTCGCAATCTGACGAATGCGGATAATATGGGCCTGGCTGCTCTGGACAAGTTCTCACCAATGGGCTTCATTCATCAAAATTTGAAAATAGATAACTGCAAGCAGCTAACGAATGATCTGCAGCTGAACCCCAAAGATCCCAATTATATGACTTATAACCTCAGCGGAGGTAACCAGCAGAAGGTGGTATTAGGGAAATGGCTCTCTACTAACGTTGATATCTTAATCTTCGACGAACCGACTAAAGGGGTTGACGTCGGTGCTAAAGCAGAGATTTATAGGCTGATGGAGGAGCTTCTGGAAGCTGGAAAATCTATCATTATGGTATCCTCAGAGCTTCCGGAAGTCATTGGAATGAGCGATAGAGTCATCGTCATGCATGAAGGAAAAATGATGAAGGAACTTCAAAGGCATGAACTTGATGAAGAGACCATATTACATTATGCCATGGGGGGTTCGAAGAAGTAG